The following proteins are co-located in the Mesorhizobium sp. M1E.F.Ca.ET.045.02.1.1 genome:
- the uxaC gene encoding glucuronate isomerase has product MAALTDPDLLFAPETRTLARTLYAGVKDLPIISPHGHTDPRWYALNEPFPDPAQLLIVPDHYIFRMLFSQGVRLEDLGVQTLDFPMLNGAPVETDGRAIWRRFAEHYYLFRGTPTRLWLDHVLEHLFGIEEPLNASTADRHYDTIAALLSQDDYRPRALFERFKIEVIATTEGALDDLKWHRMIRDSGWQGRVVTAYRPDAVVDPDFEGFSGNLDRLGEITGCDTGTWAGYLEAHRERRAYFKEFGATSSDHGHPTAETANLSDHSAEELFNRIRRGSDDERERRLFRAQMLTEMAKMSRDDGLVLQIHPGSWRNHSPAIFQKFGRDKGFDIPTRTDYVTALKPLLDCVGLERDLTIILFTLDETSYARELAPLAGVYPALRLGPAWWFHDSPEGMRRFREMTTETAGFYNTVGFNDDTRAFPSIPARHDIARRVDCAFLARLVAEYRLREEEAHELARELAYTLAKRAYRL; this is encoded by the coding sequence GTGGCTGCACTGACCGATCCGGATCTGCTTTTCGCGCCGGAAACGCGAACGTTGGCTCGCACCCTTTATGCCGGGGTCAAAGACCTGCCGATCATCAGTCCGCATGGCCACACCGATCCGCGTTGGTATGCGCTCAACGAGCCGTTCCCCGATCCGGCGCAACTGCTGATCGTGCCGGATCACTACATTTTCCGCATGCTGTTCAGTCAGGGCGTGCGCCTTGAAGATCTCGGCGTGCAGACGCTCGACTTCCCGATGCTCAATGGGGCCCCGGTCGAGACCGACGGCAGAGCGATCTGGCGGCGCTTTGCCGAGCACTATTATCTGTTCCGCGGCACGCCGACCCGGCTCTGGCTCGACCATGTGCTCGAGCATCTGTTCGGTATCGAAGAGCCGCTCAATGCGAGCACCGCCGACCGCCATTACGACACGATCGCCGCGCTGCTCAGCCAAGACGACTATCGCCCTCGGGCGCTGTTCGAGCGCTTCAAAATCGAGGTGATCGCCACGACCGAAGGCGCGCTCGACGACCTCAAATGGCATCGGATGATCCGCGACAGCGGCTGGCAAGGTCGCGTCGTCACCGCCTACCGGCCCGACGCGGTGGTCGATCCCGACTTCGAAGGATTCTCAGGCAATCTCGACCGGCTGGGCGAGATCACCGGCTGCGACACCGGTACCTGGGCCGGTTATCTCGAAGCGCATCGAGAGCGCCGCGCCTATTTCAAGGAATTCGGCGCCACCTCTTCCGATCACGGTCACCCGACCGCTGAGACCGCCAATCTTTCCGATCACTCTGCGGAAGAATTGTTCAACCGCATCCGCCGCGGCTCGGACGACGAGCGCGAACGGCGGCTGTTCCGCGCCCAGATGCTGACCGAGATGGCCAAGATGAGCCGTGACGACGGCCTGGTGCTGCAGATCCATCCGGGATCATGGCGCAATCATTCGCCGGCTATTTTTCAGAAATTCGGCCGCGACAAGGGTTTCGATATCCCGACCAGGACCGACTATGTGACGGCGCTGAAGCCGCTGCTCGACTGCGTCGGGCTGGAGCGCGACCTGACAATCATCCTGTTCACGCTCGACGAGACGAGCTACGCGCGCGAGCTGGCGCCGCTCGCCGGCGTCTATCCGGCGCTCAGGCTCGGACCGGCATGGTGGTTCCACGACAGCCCGGAAGGCATGCGCCGCTTCCGCGAAATGACCACCGAGACGGCCGGCTTCTACAACACCGTCGGCTTCAACGACGACACGCGCGCCTTTCCGTCGATCCCGGCGCGTCACGATATCGCCCGCCGCGTCGACTGCGCATTCCTGGCGCGGCTGGTCGCCGAATACCGGTTGCGCGAGGAGGAAGCGCATGAGCTGGCGCGGGAGCTTGCCTACACGCTTGCCAAGAGAGCGTACCGGCTCTGA
- a CDS encoding mannitol dehydrogenase family protein — translation MNSRLSNATIANLPGAIVIPRYDRGAVTPGIVHLGVGAFHRAHQAAYVDACLADGETGWGIIGVSLRSPDTRDALSPQDGLYTLAVRDSAGERLEVIGSILSLLVAPEDPGAVLAALTDPRIRIVTLTITEKAYLRAADGSLDENHPDIVHDLANPGSPRTTHGFLAEALARRRAAGIPPFTVLCCDNLPANGATLHRLLIEFAKLRDSRLARQGDAEAARQGDAARGSAGDRPLAGYVADDVAFPSSMVDRIVPATTDADRTRIAQELGLEDAWPVMTEPFRQWVVEDRFPAGRPAWEKFGVTMVEDVGPFEDMKLRLLNGAHSGIAYLGLLTGHATVDRAFADPAIRQFVDALWAEAIPTLPEGAGLDTAAYTAELAERFSNTALAHRTAQIANDGSQKLPQRIIASALECLEAGTELVHLTLVVAAWIAACAARGKTLPEGHFTDPLDAALTALLDQQLPANETVTAVFDLAGFAKDHAERRTLIELVAVHLVHLRREGPVLAFAALGIDSR, via the coding sequence ATGAACAGCCGTCTTTCGAACGCCACGATCGCGAACCTGCCGGGTGCCATTGTCATACCGCGCTACGATCGCGGTGCAGTGACGCCGGGCATTGTCCATCTCGGTGTCGGCGCCTTCCATCGTGCCCATCAGGCGGCCTATGTCGACGCCTGCCTGGCGGATGGCGAGACGGGCTGGGGCATCATCGGCGTCTCGCTGCGCAGCCCCGACACGCGCGATGCGCTGTCGCCGCAGGACGGGCTCTACACGCTGGCGGTAAGAGACAGCGCCGGCGAGCGGCTTGAGGTGATCGGCTCGATCCTGTCGCTGCTGGTGGCGCCGGAAGACCCCGGCGCGGTGCTCGCCGCGCTGACCGATCCACGCATCCGCATCGTCACGCTGACCATCACCGAAAAGGCCTATCTGAGGGCGGCCGACGGCAGCCTCGACGAGAACCATCCCGACATCGTGCACGATCTGGCAAACCCTGGATCGCCGAGAACCACGCACGGCTTCCTGGCCGAGGCGCTCGCCCGCCGCCGCGCCGCCGGCATACCGCCCTTCACCGTGCTCTGCTGCGACAACCTTCCCGCCAACGGCGCCACGCTCCACCGCCTGCTGATCGAGTTCGCAAAGCTGCGCGATTCACGGCTCGCCCGCCAGGGCGATGCCGAGGCCGCCCGCCAGGGCGATGCCGCCCGTGGCAGCGCAGGCGATCGGCCGTTAGCCGGCTATGTCGCTGACGATGTGGCTTTCCCGTCGAGCATGGTCGACCGCATCGTGCCGGCGACCACGGATGCCGACCGGACGCGTATTGCGCAAGAGCTCGGCCTCGAGGACGCCTGGCCGGTGATGACCGAACCGTTCCGCCAATGGGTGGTCGAGGATCGTTTCCCCGCTGGACGACCGGCCTGGGAAAAATTCGGCGTCACCATGGTCGAGGACGTCGGTCCCTTCGAGGACATGAAGCTGAGGCTGCTCAACGGCGCCCATTCGGGCATCGCCTATCTCGGCCTGCTCACCGGCCATGCCACCGTCGATCGCGCATTCGCCGATCCGGCGATCCGGCAATTCGTCGATGCGCTGTGGGCAGAAGCGATCCCGACGCTGCCGGAGGGCGCCGGGCTCGATACGGCCGCCTATACGGCCGAGCTCGCCGAGCGCTTTTCCAACACGGCGCTCGCCCATCGCACGGCGCAGATCGCCAATGACGGCAGCCAGAAACTGCCGCAGCGCATCATTGCATCGGCCCTGGAGTGCCTGGAAGCCGGCACCGAGCTGGTTCATCTGACGCTGGTGGTAGCCGCTTGGATCGCCGCCTGCGCGGCGCGGGGAAAGACCTTGCCGGAGGGCCATTTCACCGATCCGCTCGATGCGGCATTGACGGCACTTCTGGACCAACAATTGCCGGCGAACGAAACAGTCACGGCAGTGTTCGACCTTGCCGGTTTCGCCAAGGATCACGCCGAACGCCGCACGTTGATCGAACTCGTGGCCGTGCATCTCGTCCACTTGCGGCGAGAGGGTCCGGTGCTGGCATTCGCCGCGCTCGGCATAGACAGCCGTTGA
- a CDS encoding F0F1 ATP synthase subunit epsilon, giving the protein MAEAFKFELVSPERLLVSEQVEFVVIPGVDGEMTVLAQHAPVMTMIKPGVVTVKTAAGAEERYVVFGGFADILPSGCTLLAESATHVNDIDRADIARRIQEAREDAADAKDDEARAKAEQFLSQLTTLEGALLPA; this is encoded by the coding sequence ATGGCTGAAGCTTTCAAGTTCGAACTGGTCTCGCCGGAGCGGCTTCTCGTTTCCGAGCAGGTCGAGTTCGTCGTCATCCCGGGTGTCGACGGCGAAATGACCGTGCTTGCGCAGCACGCTCCGGTCATGACCATGATCAAGCCCGGCGTCGTCACGGTGAAGACCGCGGCCGGCGCCGAAGAGCGCTATGTCGTGTTCGGCGGCTTCGCCGACATCCTGCCTTCCGGCTGCACGCTACTCGCCGAGTCGGCGACGCATGTGAACGACATCGACCGTGCCGACATTGCCCGCCGCATCCAGGAGGCCCGGGAAGACGCCGCCGACGCCAAGGACGACGAGGCTCGCGCCAAGGCCGAGCAGTTCCTCAGCCAGCTCACGACGCTGGAAGGCGCGCTGTTGCCGGCCTGA